The following proteins are encoded in a genomic region of Reichenbachiella sp.:
- the paaI gene encoding hydroxyphenylacetyl-CoA thioesterase PaaI, with protein MMTPKAIVDQMYAHDTFSQWLGISIEKIEQGFAQISMVVKSNMLNGFGIAHGGITYSLADSAFAFASNSQGRHAVSIETSISHTKAVNEGDTLTAVAKEDNLANRLGNYSITVTNQEKEVVALFKGTVFRKDSPWSEK; from the coding sequence ATGATGACACCCAAAGCCATAGTGGATCAAATGTACGCCCATGACACCTTTAGTCAATGGCTTGGAATTTCTATTGAAAAAATTGAACAAGGATTTGCTCAAATTAGTATGGTGGTCAAAAGTAATATGCTCAATGGATTTGGTATAGCCCATGGTGGCATCACCTATTCCCTAGCGGACAGTGCGTTTGCCTTTGCATCCAACTCACAAGGGCGACATGCGGTATCCATTGAGACTTCGATCTCGCATACCAAGGCAGTAAATGAAGGAGATACTTTGACGGCTGTTGCCAAAGAAGATAATCTGGCGAACCGCTTAGGAAATTATAGCATTACCGTCACCAACCAAGAGAAAGAAGTGGTGGCACTATTTAAAGGAACCGTATTTAGAAAAGACTCGCCATGGAGCGAGAAGTAA
- a CDS encoding 3-hydroxyacyl-CoA dehydrogenase NAD-binding domain-containing protein, with translation MKVIGIIGAGSMGSGIAQVAATAGHEVILLDSSKPMLDKAKQSLKKILDRLAEKGKLSKSEAGAILDRIQFTDQLQEFNSCDLIIEAIIEDLNIKKQIFRELESIVSTNCIIATNTSSLSVSAIASACDIPQRVLGIHFFNPAPLMPLVEIIPAVQTDDNVLREARSSIDSWGKITVQTKDTPGFIVNRVARPFYGEALRILEEGIADVATIDWAMTEIGGFRMGPFTLMDFIGNDINYTVTETVFKSFFYDPRYKPAFTQKRLAEAGYLGRKSGKGYYDYSEGATKPEPYFDKTLGLQIFNRILVMLINEAADALFWNIASKEDIDLAMTKGVNYPAGLLRWADEFGIDNCVKHMDQLYDEYLEDRYRCSPLLRRMVRDKKTFY, from the coding sequence ATGAAAGTAATTGGAATTATCGGTGCAGGGTCCATGGGAAGCGGTATAGCGCAAGTAGCAGCTACTGCTGGCCATGAAGTTATTTTGCTGGACAGTAGCAAGCCTATGCTGGACAAGGCCAAGCAAAGCCTCAAAAAAATATTGGATCGACTAGCTGAAAAAGGGAAACTTTCAAAATCTGAGGCCGGAGCCATATTAGATAGGATTCAATTCACAGATCAATTGCAAGAATTCAACTCGTGCGATCTGATCATTGAAGCCATCATTGAAGATTTGAATATTAAAAAGCAAATTTTCAGAGAACTGGAAAGTATTGTTAGCACGAACTGCATCATTGCAACCAATACTTCCTCCCTATCGGTTTCTGCTATTGCTAGCGCCTGCGACATTCCTCAGAGAGTATTGGGAATCCACTTCTTCAATCCGGCACCTTTAATGCCATTAGTAGAGATCATACCTGCTGTTCAAACTGATGACAATGTGCTTAGGGAAGCGAGATCCTCCATTGACAGCTGGGGAAAAATTACAGTCCAAACTAAGGACACACCTGGCTTTATTGTTAATCGAGTAGCTCGTCCATTCTATGGAGAAGCGTTGAGAATACTAGAAGAAGGCATAGCCGATGTGGCAACTATAGACTGGGCCATGACCGAGATCGGTGGGTTTAGAATGGGGCCATTTACCTTAATGGACTTCATAGGCAATGACATCAACTACACCGTTACAGAAACAGTGTTTAAATCCTTCTTTTATGATCCCAGATACAAGCCTGCCTTTACTCAGAAAAGATTAGCGGAAGCTGGTTATCTCGGGCGTAAGTCAGGCAAAGGCTATTACGATTATTCAGAAGGAGCTACGAAACCAGAACCTTACTTTGACAAGACCTTAGGGTTGCAGATTTTCAATAGAATACTAGTAATGCTGATTAATGAAGCCGCCGATGCACTTTTCTGGAACATTGCCAGCAAAGAAGACATCGATTTGGCGATGACCAAAGGGGTGAATTACCCGGCTGGGTTGCTTAGATGGGCAGATGAGTTTGGTATTGACAATTGTGTCAAGCATATGGATCAATTGTATGACGAATATCTTGAAGACAGATATAGATGCAGCCCACTGCTACGTAGAATGGTGAGAGACAAAAAGACTTTTTACTAA
- a CDS encoding enoyl-CoA hydratase-related protein — MTQTLQHEIQDGIAIIRFNRPDVFNSFNREMALGFQELLDQYGQNDEVRAIYLTGNGKAFCAGQDLAEVTASDAPFIENIVAEHYNPIVRRIREIEKPVICAVNGVAAGAGANLALACDIVVAVETASFIQAFSKIGLIPDSGGTFFLPKLIGFQKASALMMMGDKVSANDAEKLGMLYKVFSVETFETESMKIAQTIAKMPTLGLVYTKKLLNSGLTNNLNEQLDQEEIYQSKAGKTEDYKEGVQAFLEKRKPEFVGK; from the coding sequence ATGACCCAAACCTTACAGCACGAAATCCAAGATGGCATTGCCATCATTCGATTCAACAGACCTGATGTATTCAATAGTTTCAATCGTGAAATGGCACTTGGCTTCCAGGAGCTTCTGGATCAGTATGGTCAAAATGATGAGGTAAGAGCTATCTACCTCACAGGCAATGGAAAAGCTTTCTGTGCAGGACAGGATTTGGCTGAGGTGACTGCGTCTGATGCACCTTTTATTGAGAATATTGTTGCCGAGCACTACAATCCCATTGTTCGTCGGATTAGAGAAATTGAAAAGCCTGTGATTTGTGCAGTCAATGGTGTAGCAGCAGGTGCTGGAGCAAATTTGGCTTTGGCATGTGATATTGTAGTGGCAGTTGAAACGGCATCTTTTATCCAAGCCTTTAGTAAAATCGGTTTGATACCTGACAGTGGAGGAACCTTTTTTCTTCCCAAACTGATTGGCTTCCAAAAAGCCAGCGCACTGATGATGATGGGCGATAAAGTCTCAGCTAATGATGCAGAGAAGCTTGGTATGCTTTATAAGGTTTTTAGCGTAGAAACATTCGAGACAGAATCTATGAAGATCGCTCAGACCATAGCCAAAATGCCAACGTTAGGATTGGTTTACACCAAAAAATTACTCAATTCAGGTTTAACCAACAACCTCAATGAGCAATTGGATCAAGAAGAAATTTATCAGTCCAAAGCAGGTAAAACCGAAGATTACAAGGAAGGTGTCCAAGCCTTTTTAGAAAAGCGTAAACCAGAGTTTGTAGGGAAATGA
- the paaD gene encoding 1,2-phenylacetyl-CoA epoxidase subunit PaaD codes for MVNSKTISPEQVLNSLRKVMDPEIPVLSVVDMGIIRHIEIADHLVVTITPTYSGCPAMNTIESDIKKCLIDEGYENVEVKTVLQPAWTTDWLTENGRAQLKAYGIAPPQGSTSKRSLFLEDETVPCPQCESKNTVLVSEFGSTACKAQYKCRDCLEPFDYFKCI; via the coding sequence ATGGTAAATAGCAAAACCATATCACCGGAGCAAGTACTCAACAGTCTTCGCAAAGTCATGGATCCAGAAATCCCTGTGCTCTCTGTGGTAGACATGGGTATCATCAGGCATATTGAAATCGCCGATCACCTAGTGGTCACTATCACTCCTACTTATTCGGGTTGTCCCGCCATGAATACCATTGAATCTGACATTAAAAAATGTCTAATAGACGAAGGGTATGAAAATGTGGAAGTAAAAACCGTACTACAACCCGCTTGGACAACAGACTGGCTAACAGAAAACGGCAGAGCGCAACTCAAAGCTTATGGCATCGCGCCTCCTCAAGGAAGTACTTCCAAAAGGTCATTGTTTCTCGAAGACGAAACCGTGCCTTGTCCACAGTGCGAATCTAAGAACACTGTTTTAGTGAGTGAATTTGGCTCCACGGCCTGCAAGGCTCAATACAAATGCAGGGATTGTCTGGAACCGTTCGATTATTTTAAATGTATTTAA
- the paaC gene encoding 1,2-phenylacetyl-CoA epoxidase subunit PaaC: protein MKDQNTYDYVLRLADNCLILGQRLAEWCGHGPVLEQDIALTNISLDLIGQARNYYQYASELTGGEKSEDDIAFLRNDREYKNLLLVEQPNTDFAYTITRQYLFDVFHFHLLNELASSKNENIAAIAQKSIKEVTYHKRWSGQWVLRLGDGTEESQAKMQTALDHFWSYAFESITSDELDQQIAESGIGADLNRIADTVKKEIEAHLREATLTIPESSWNQTGGKTGMHSEHLGYLLAEMQHLQRAYPGAEW from the coding sequence ATGAAAGATCAAAATACATATGACTACGTTCTCAGGCTTGCAGACAACTGCCTGATTCTGGGACAGCGACTGGCAGAATGGTGTGGACATGGCCCAGTGCTCGAACAAGATATTGCTTTGACTAATATTTCACTCGACTTAATCGGTCAAGCCAGAAACTATTACCAATACGCATCTGAATTGACCGGAGGAGAAAAAAGTGAAGATGACATCGCATTTCTTAGAAATGATAGAGAATATAAAAACCTCCTATTGGTGGAGCAGCCGAATACTGACTTTGCCTATACCATCACTCGACAATACCTATTCGATGTGTTTCATTTCCATTTGTTAAATGAATTGGCTTCCAGCAAAAATGAAAATATTGCGGCCATTGCACAAAAAAGCATCAAGGAGGTCACCTATCACAAAAGATGGAGTGGTCAATGGGTCTTACGATTGGGCGACGGTACGGAAGAAAGTCAAGCGAAAATGCAAACTGCTTTGGATCATTTTTGGTCATATGCCTTCGAAAGCATTACGTCTGATGAATTGGATCAGCAAATTGCAGAATCTGGTATAGGTGCTGATTTAAATAGAATTGCGGATACCGTAAAAAAAGAAATCGAAGCACATTTGCGTGAAGCAACCTTAACTATTCCAGAAAGTTCTTGGAATCAAACCGGAGGAAAAACTGGTATGCACTCAGAGCACTTGGGCTATCTATTAGCAGAAATGCAACACTTACAAAGAGCATACCCTGGCGCTGAATGGTAA
- the paaB gene encoding 1,2-phenylacetyl-CoA epoxidase subunit PaaB: protein MMSNKNWPLWEIFIRSKSGINHKHVGSLHAADAEMAVENARDVYTRRSEGVSIWVVPSSEITASDPEEGAELFEPAQSKVYRHPTFYNLPEELKNM, encoded by the coding sequence ATCATGAGCAACAAGAATTGGCCCCTTTGGGAAATATTTATAAGAAGTAAATCAGGTATCAACCACAAGCACGTGGGCAGTCTCCATGCTGCTGACGCCGAGATGGCTGTAGAAAATGCCAGAGATGTATACACACGCAGAAGCGAAGGTGTCAGTATTTGGGTCGTTCCTTCTAGTGAGATAACGGCCTCCGATCCAGAAGAAGGTGCGGAATTATTCGAGCCAGCCCAAAGCAAGGTATACCGCCACCCTACTTTCTACAATTTGCCGGAAGAATTGAAAAACATGTAA
- the paaA gene encoding 1,2-phenylacetyl-CoA epoxidase subunit PaaA, which yields MSTIDLEKEFQRKLDAEEKIEPKDWMPDDYRKTLIRQISQHAHSEIVGMLPEGNWLTRAPSLRRKVAALAKVQDEAGHGLYLYSACETLGVERDDLLDQLHTGKAKYSSIFNYPTLTWADMGAIGWLVDGAAIMNQVPLCRCSYGPYARAMVRVCKEESFHQRQGYEIMLSLCNGTPEQKAMAQDALNRWWWPSIMMFGPNDADSPHTAQSMNWKIKRFTNDELRQKFIDATAPQADILGITIPDPDLKWNEATGHYDFGPIDWDEFWAVVKGNGPCNKERLATRKKAYEEGAWVREAALAYSEKRKKKSAA from the coding sequence ATGAGTACGATAGATTTAGAAAAAGAATTTCAGCGAAAGCTGGACGCAGAAGAGAAAATCGAGCCCAAAGATTGGATGCCCGATGACTATCGCAAAACATTGATCAGACAAATCTCGCAGCACGCCCATTCTGAGATTGTTGGCATGCTACCAGAAGGCAACTGGCTCACGCGTGCCCCTTCTCTTAGAAGAAAAGTAGCTGCCTTGGCGAAAGTTCAAGACGAAGCCGGACATGGATTATACTTATATAGTGCGTGCGAAACGCTCGGTGTAGAAAGAGATGATCTTCTCGATCAATTGCATACTGGCAAGGCCAAGTACTCGTCCATCTTCAACTACCCTACCTTAACTTGGGCGGATATGGGTGCCATAGGTTGGCTCGTGGATGGTGCGGCTATCATGAATCAAGTACCGCTTTGCAGATGTTCCTATGGCCCCTATGCACGTGCGATGGTGAGAGTTTGTAAAGAAGAAAGTTTCCACCAGCGCCAGGGGTATGAAATCATGCTCAGTCTATGCAATGGCACACCCGAACAAAAAGCCATGGCACAGGACGCGCTCAATCGATGGTGGTGGCCGTCAATTATGATGTTTGGGCCCAACGATGCAGACTCACCTCATACGGCGCAGTCCATGAATTGGAAAATCAAGCGTTTTACCAATGACGAGCTAAGACAAAAGTTTATAGACGCCACGGCACCGCAAGCCGATATTTTGGGTATTACCATTCCAGACCCAGATTTGAAATGGAATGAAGCAACAGGCCACTACGACTTTGGACCTATCGACTGGGACGAATTCTGGGCTGTAGTGAAAGGCAACGGCCCTTGTAATAAGGAGCGACTCGCCACCAGAAAGAAGGCCTATGAAGAAGGTGCCTGGGTGAGAGAAGCAGCTTTAGCTTACTCAGAAAAAAGAAAGAAAAAATCAGCAGCATAA
- the paaE gene encoding 1,2-phenylacetyl-CoA epoxidase subunit PaaE gives MHHFYPLKISKLIKETYDCVSLEFEVPPAHQAIFKYKQGQHVTLKKIIDGEDVRRSYSICSSPKENRLKVAIKKVDGGAFSTYANEKLQPGEELEVMPPSGSFNSELNAEQSKNYVGFAGGSGITPIISILKSVMDTEPHSEFTLIYANRGTDTIVFKEEIEGLKNTYMERLNIFHVFSEEHTEFPLFEGFVDKEKVTAFSKTIIDLNSTDEFFICGPEPMMLGIQEALLDLNVDKSKVHIELFTSPVGKLGTGTGQKKESFEKVKCKITIQIDGVKMDFDYNSNDSILDAATKKGADLPYACKGGVCCTCKAKLIEGEVDMAVNYALEQDEIDRGYVLSCQAHPKTDKVVLSFDEN, from the coding sequence ATGCACCATTTTTACCCACTTAAAATATCCAAACTCATCAAAGAAACATACGACTGTGTTTCTTTAGAGTTTGAGGTGCCTCCTGCGCACCAGGCCATTTTCAAATACAAGCAAGGCCAACACGTCACACTTAAAAAAATTATTGATGGCGAAGATGTTCGACGCTCCTACTCCATTTGCAGTAGCCCAAAAGAAAATCGCTTGAAAGTGGCCATTAAAAAGGTAGATGGAGGAGCATTTTCTACCTATGCCAACGAAAAGCTACAACCAGGTGAAGAATTAGAAGTCATGCCGCCTTCCGGTAGTTTCAATTCTGAGCTAAACGCCGAACAATCCAAAAACTATGTGGGATTCGCTGGTGGCAGTGGTATTACTCCAATCATTTCCATTCTAAAGTCCGTTATGGACACGGAACCTCATAGTGAGTTCACACTTATCTATGCCAACCGAGGTACAGATACGATTGTGTTTAAAGAGGAAATTGAAGGCTTGAAAAACACTTACATGGAACGATTGAATATCTTCCATGTGTTCAGCGAAGAGCATACCGAATTCCCATTGTTCGAAGGGTTTGTAGACAAAGAAAAAGTAACAGCATTTTCAAAAACCATCATTGATCTAAATTCTACAGATGAGTTTTTCATTTGCGGCCCAGAACCCATGATGTTAGGCATTCAAGAGGCATTATTGGATTTAAATGTCGACAAGTCAAAAGTTCATATCGAACTTTTCACTAGTCCAGTTGGCAAATTAGGAACAGGTACTGGTCAGAAGAAAGAATCATTTGAGAAAGTGAAGTGTAAAATCACCATTCAGATCGATGGTGTAAAAATGGACTTCGATTACAACAGCAACGACTCTATTTTGGACGCTGCCACTAAAAAAGGTGCAGACCTCCCCTATGCTTGCAAAGGTGGTGTCTGCTGTACTTGCAAAGCGAAGTTGATCGAAGGAGAAGTGGATATGGCTGTCAATTACGCCTTGGAGCAAGATGAAATTGACCGAGGGTATGTGCTGAGTTGCCAGGCACACCCAAAAACAGACAAGGTAGTTTTGAGTTTCGACGAAAATTAG
- a CDS encoding NAD(P)/FAD-dependent oxidoreductase has protein sequence MSKRITIVGAGLVGSLLAALFGKRGYTVEVFERRPDIRNANISAGKSINMACSTRGWKALDLVGAGDKVREAAIAMNGRMMHGIDESLTFQPYGKEGEAIYSISRAGLNQILIDHADQYENVNFNFEHKCIEIDLDTPLAAFELPDGNISTSDSDIIFGTDGAFSAVRSVMQKLKHFNFSQEYISHDYKELSIEAKKGDFQMDKHSLHIWPRGSHMLIALPNPDGSFTCTLFLPFEGENSFEKLKSEEEIKGFFEDKFPDALKLIPNLIDLFNENPTSPLVIIKCFPWTYEGKVALIGDASHAIVPFYGQGMNAGFEDVSILNEMMDKHGDNWIELFKEFETSRKPDADAIADLALKNFIEMRDLVGQEWFLKRKKIERALYEDFPEQFIPQYSMVSFTNTPYSEAVRKGNQQELILDELSNKEDILEIIERGEFKSFVESNNIIPN, from the coding sequence ATGAGCAAGCGAATAACCATAGTAGGCGCAGGATTAGTTGGCTCATTACTAGCCGCACTCTTCGGTAAGCGTGGATACACGGTAGAAGTTTTCGAAAGAAGACCAGACATTCGAAATGCAAACATTTCTGCTGGCAAATCTATTAATATGGCTTGCTCCACACGCGGTTGGAAAGCACTAGATCTCGTCGGTGCTGGCGATAAGGTTCGTGAAGCTGCCATTGCCATGAACGGCCGAATGATGCATGGAATAGATGAATCTCTTACCTTCCAGCCATATGGAAAAGAAGGGGAAGCTATCTATTCTATTTCTAGAGCAGGACTGAATCAAATTCTAATCGATCATGCCGATCAGTATGAAAATGTCAACTTTAACTTCGAGCATAAATGTATTGAAATAGATTTGGATACCCCACTTGCGGCTTTTGAATTGCCGGATGGTAACATTAGCACCAGCGATTCTGACATTATATTTGGAACAGATGGAGCATTTTCTGCAGTACGCTCGGTCATGCAAAAATTGAAACATTTCAATTTTTCTCAAGAGTACATCTCTCATGATTATAAAGAGTTGAGCATCGAGGCAAAAAAAGGCGACTTCCAAATGGACAAACATTCGCTGCACATTTGGCCACGTGGTAGTCACATGCTTATTGCTTTACCTAACCCAGATGGAAGTTTTACCTGTACATTATTTCTACCCTTCGAAGGAGAAAACTCTTTCGAGAAATTAAAAAGTGAAGAAGAAATCAAAGGATTCTTTGAAGACAAGTTTCCCGATGCTTTAAAGCTAATCCCAAATCTCATTGACTTATTTAATGAAAATCCAACTTCACCCTTAGTCATAATCAAATGCTTTCCCTGGACTTACGAGGGTAAAGTAGCGCTCATTGGAGACGCTTCTCATGCCATAGTTCCTTTTTATGGTCAAGGCATGAATGCAGGATTTGAGGATGTATCCATTCTCAATGAAATGATGGATAAGCATGGGGATAATTGGATTGAACTTTTTAAAGAATTTGAGACTTCAAGAAAACCAGACGCAGACGCAATTGCTGATTTAGCGCTTAAGAATTTCATCGAAATGAGAGACTTGGTTGGGCAAGAATGGTTCTTGAAAAGAAAGAAAATAGAAAGAGCGTTGTATGAGGACTTTCCAGAGCAATTTATTCCTCAATATTCCATGGTATCCTTTACCAATACGCCTTACAGCGAAGCTGTGAGGAAAGGAAATCAGCAAGAATTAATTTTAGACGAACTGTCTAATAAAGAAGACATCTTAGAAATCATAGAAAGAGGAGAGTTTAAATCCTTCGTCGAATCAAACAACATCATCCCAAACTAA
- a CDS encoding TetR/AcrR family transcriptional regulator — MSKTNTKKTKKQIILEESATLFREKGYSATTMRDIAAKVGVEAASLYNHIKGKEQILSKICFSLADTYTSKMEVILNSKDSAIEKIKELLLLHVEINAMSSPLASVMNDEWRHLTEPERGEFLSKRRDYENHFLAIIEEGISDGTVIVSDSKVALYTMLSSIRWLQHWYHSNKDMDVEAVKETIIGLLMKGIEKK, encoded by the coding sequence ATGTCTAAAACCAACACAAAAAAGACTAAAAAGCAAATCATCCTGGAAGAATCAGCCACCCTCTTTAGAGAAAAGGGATATTCTGCCACTACGATGCGTGATATTGCTGCCAAAGTAGGTGTAGAAGCTGCCAGTTTGTACAACCACATTAAAGGAAAAGAACAAATCCTTTCAAAAATCTGCTTTTCCTTGGCGGACACCTATACTTCCAAAATGGAAGTCATCTTGAACTCCAAAGATTCTGCCATTGAAAAAATCAAAGAGCTCTTATTGCTTCATGTTGAAATCAATGCCATGAGTTCTCCTCTAGCAAGTGTCATGAATGATGAATGGCGTCATTTGACTGAACCAGAGCGCGGAGAGTTTCTATCTAAAAGGCGAGATTATGAGAATCACTTTCTCGCGATCATTGAAGAAGGCATTTCAGATGGTACGGTAATCGTAAGTGATTCAAAAGTGGCATTATACACCATGTTATCTTCTATTCGTTGGCTCCAGCATTGGTATCACTCTAATAAAGACATGGATGTAGAAGCTGTGAAAGAGACTATCATAGGATTGTTAATGAAAGGAATAGAAAAGAAATGA
- a CDS encoding YfiT family bacillithiol transferase: protein MSIQELEDLKYPIGKFQFPESFSQTEIENGIHTICHFPQVLRETVQYLNDEQLNTPYRPDGWTVRQVVHHLADSHMNSYIRFKWTITEQEPTIKAYDEKAWAELSDARYDAIEPSLLLLTALHLKWTNLLNNLSKEDMSKAFIHPQNGRKIQLHENILLYAWHCNHHLAHIANLSERMNWG, encoded by the coding sequence ATGAGTATACAAGAACTAGAAGATCTAAAATATCCAATTGGCAAATTTCAATTTCCAGAGTCCTTTTCTCAAACTGAAATTGAGAATGGTATTCACACCATTTGCCACTTTCCGCAAGTACTTCGAGAAACCGTTCAATATCTTAATGACGAACAACTCAACACGCCTTATAGACCAGACGGTTGGACGGTACGTCAGGTGGTTCATCATTTGGCAGATAGTCATATGAATAGCTATATCCGATTCAAATGGACCATCACAGAACAGGAACCGACCATAAAAGCCTATGATGAAAAAGCCTGGGCTGAATTAAGCGACGCTAGATATGATGCCATCGAACCTTCCCTACTTTTATTAACTGCCCTCCATTTAAAATGGACAAACTTACTAAACAATCTATCCAAGGAGGATATGAGTAAAGCTTTCATTCATCCTCAAAATGGCCGTAAGATTCAATTGCATGAAAATATCCTGTTATACGCCTGGCACTGCAATCATCACTTAGCACATATTGCCAATTTATCTGAAAGAATGAATTGGGGTTAA
- a CDS encoding SCP2 sterol-binding domain-containing protein codes for MTLEETTAKVQDLASKKAGAIGSKIKFQFDEGVIYLDDTVAPTVVSNADDYADCTVRVSLSNFNKLMSGDMNAMGAFMMGKIKVDGDMSIAMKLSNLF; via the coding sequence ATGACTTTAGAAGAAACAACAGCCAAAGTGCAAGACTTGGCTTCAAAAAAAGCAGGAGCTATTGGTTCCAAAATCAAATTTCAATTTGATGAGGGGGTGATTTACTTAGATGATACCGTAGCACCTACCGTAGTCTCAAATGCTGACGATTATGCAGATTGCACAGTCCGTGTGAGCTTGTCCAATTTCAATAAATTGATGTCAGGGGATATGAATGCTATGGGCGCATTTATGATGGGCAAGATCAAAGTTGATGGAGATATGTCCATTGCCATGAAACTGTCCAACTTATTCTAA
- a CDS encoding glutaminyl-peptide cyclotransferase, translating to MSKITEPRNGIRKTIGDSIEFKITSNSSKITIDSIQISNNGQILAHDQLIWNTSSESPGKKDLTVSVFLNNGTIEKKRHSVTLLSDIEPTRYTYRVTNTYPHDPDAFTQGLIMNNGQLFESTGEKGQSTLRKVELTSGKVLQSVDIASQYFGEGIGLVGDKIYMLSWKERTGFVFDKNSFEQIRQFSYATEGWGMTTKDDTLIMSDGTYIIRFMEPETFSEVKQIKVYDQNGPIDYLNELEYVNGDLFAVRWQTELVYIIDPDTGKVKGILDLEGIFDYSLYEKRIDVLNGIAYNKETDKYYITGKWWPKLFEIQLIAANNL from the coding sequence TTGAGTAAAATCACTGAACCCAGAAATGGCATTAGAAAAACCATCGGAGACTCTATCGAATTCAAGATTACTTCTAATAGCAGCAAAATCACGATAGATTCAATACAAATATCAAATAATGGGCAAATTTTGGCTCATGACCAATTGATTTGGAATACAAGTTCAGAGAGCCCAGGCAAAAAAGATTTAACTGTTTCGGTCTTTTTGAACAATGGCACCATTGAAAAGAAAAGACATTCAGTCACACTGCTTTCTGATATCGAACCTACTCGATATACCTACAGAGTAACAAATACTTATCCGCATGATCCTGACGCCTTTACCCAAGGCCTCATCATGAACAATGGCCAACTATTTGAGAGTACAGGAGAAAAGGGGCAATCAACACTACGAAAAGTGGAATTAACATCAGGAAAGGTCCTGCAGTCAGTGGATATAGCCTCACAATACTTTGGTGAAGGAATTGGGCTGGTTGGTGACAAAATCTACATGTTGTCATGGAAAGAACGAACGGGTTTCGTATTTGACAAAAATAGTTTTGAACAGATTAGGCAATTTTCTTACGCTACTGAAGGCTGGGGTATGACAACCAAGGACGACACTCTGATAATGAGTGATGGCACTTACATTATTAGATTTATGGAGCCAGAAACCTTTTCTGAAGTCAAACAGATTAAAGTATATGATCAAAACGGGCCTATTGATTATTTGAATGAATTGGAATATGTGAACGGAGATTTATTTGCCGTGCGATGGCAAACGGAACTTGTATACATTATAGATCCAGATACAGGAAAAGTAAAAGGCATACTCGATCTGGAAGGTATATTTGACTATTCTCTGTATGAAAAAAGAATAGATGTCCTCAACGGAATAGCTTACAATAAAGAAACAGACAAGTATTACATCACAGGTAAGTGGTGGCCTAAATTATTCGAAATTCAGCTCATAGCTGCTAACAATTTATAA